The Deltaproteobacteria bacterium nucleotide sequence CAGCTTCTCGTCTATTTCAATCTGGTTGGGGTTCATGCCTGGGTTCGCCTTGGCGATTTCCTCCCAGTTGCTCATTTGTCCCGTGTACCATTGAGCGATGATGGACAGGGTTTCACCCGGATATTTCACCGTATGGATATAGGGTGCGGGCTTTTGGGGGCCGGCTGAGGGAGGGGCGGCCACTTTGGTTGCCTTGCCCCGGCCCGGGGCCCCGCCGGGCTGCCTGGCGCCGCAGCCCAAAACGCCGGAGATGAAAACCACAGCACAGACTGCCGCAGCCAGAATGACCAGGGCGCGGCGCATCAGGCTTGGGGATTTTGCGATTTCAACCATTTTAGGTACTCTTTGGCCTCAGAGTTTTGAGGATTTAGGGAAACGGCCTTTTCCAGATTTTTCAAACTTTCCTGCCGTTTGCCCATTTTGTCCTGTACCGCAGCCAGGTTGGTCAGAACCTCGTCCAGAAAGGGCGGTGTAAGCCTGGCCGCCTTTTCATAAAAGGATTCCGCCTTTGGATAGTCGCCCGTCACCGCATAGATGTAACCCAGGTTGAAAAAAGCCTGGACAAACCCGGGGTTTATCCTTGTCACCGTGCCGAATTCATCGATGGCCTTTTTGTAATCCTTTTTGGCAAGATGAATCCTGCCAAGAAGGAACCGGGCGTCTATATCGGCGGGATTTAGCGTTACGGCCCTTTTCAGCATGGCCTCCGCCGAACCTGTTTCTTTCATATTATAATGCCTGCGAGCCTCTTCCACAAGGGCCCTGGCGTGCGCCGGAACATGGGCGGGATGCTTCGCAGGGTCAAGCCTGGCCGCCTCATCGAAAAGAGAGACCGCCTCTGTATAATTTTGTTGTTCCAGGGCCAGCAGTGCAGGTTGCCAGTGGTCTTCGCCAGTATCCAGAAGAAAGTAAACCGCAGCCCCTACAATGGACATGAGAATTACAGCAATTATCGACCATTTGGCCCTCGCCCTTCCCTGCTTTTTACGCAGGTCCCGGACCACCTCCTCGTCGGAAAAAAGCGTGCCGTCTTTGTCCTGTTTTTCAGCCACCTTTACCGTTGTGGCCTCCCGAGGCTCTTCCGCATTGCAGCCAGGCGATTCGCAGGACTCATTTTTAAGCACGAAACGCTTGGTTTTTTCCTCCTCCTCTATCTGCTCGGAGTAAAGCTCCTGCATGTAGTGGGCCAGAGTGCGTGTGGAGCCCCGGAAATTGAGGGCAAAAGCGGCTTCCTCGACGTCCGCCAGCATCTGGCCGCAACTCTGGTAGCGATGGTCCGGGTCAGGCTCCAGCGCCTTTTGAAGAATATCGAGGATCATGGGATCGATGTCCGGCTTGACGATTTGGGCAGGCACGTAGTCAGCCTCCCTGACCTTTGCCAGCACCTGCATCGTCTCTCCCGTGAACATGCGGCTTCCGGTTATCATTTCATAAAACAGGATGCCCACCGAAAAAATGTCCGAGCGGTGATCGATTTCCTTGCCCTGGGCCTGCTCCGGCGACATGTATGCCAGCTTGCCCTTGATTATCCCGGTCTGTGTCGTGGTGTTCTTGCTGGACGCCTTGGCCACGCCGAAATCAACGATTTTGACTGTTCCGTCGTAGGATATGAAGATGTTCGGCGGGCTTATGTCCCTGTGGATTATCTTGAGCGGTATGCCGGACAGGTCGGTCAGCGAGTGGGAATAGTCCAGGCCGTCGCACACCCGCCCTATGATGAAAAGCGCGTGGTCCGGGGAAATCTCAATTTTCCTGATGGCGGCCCTGTCCATCACCATGCGCAGGTTTTTGCCGAAAAGGTACTCCATGGCGATGAAATAATCGTTCTCCATGGTGCCGAAATCATAGATGCGGATGATGTTTTCATGCTGAAGAAAGGCGGCGAGCTTGGCCTCGTCGATGAAGGAGTCAACGAGTTCCTTTTCAACGGCAAGGTGGGGCAGTATCTTCTTGATGGCGATGAGCTTTTGAAAGCCCTCGTCGCCTGTCATCTTGGCTCGGTAGAGCTGGGCCATTCCGCCCGTGGCGATCTGGTCCAGCAGCAGGTATTTTCCAAACCTTACAGGTTCCATGTTTGGCAGACTGCCTGATGTGACGGTCAAAACGGTCGGTTGGCTTTCCGGGCGCCATCGGCCTCGTGAAATACATTGTTCCAAACTTTAGCATTATCACCGATGGACCCAAGGTTCCAGGGAAAAATGACAAATTGGGCAACAGCGATATACAATTGCGGCTAATACAACGGAATCATTATGAGGAAGCGCGAAAAACCTCCAGCCCAAACCAAACGGCGCGTTCGGAAAAATATCCGAACGCGCCGTTTGGTTAAATAGGGCTTTCGGCCAGAAAAGCGGGCCGACCTATAATTTCGCGCTAAAACTGATATGAAATACCGGCGGTTATGATCAATGCCTCGGTTTCCTGGTAAACGTCCAGGCCCGCGTATGGATTGTAAATCAGGCTGGTCAGTTCGCGGGTGTTCAGAAGCTGGCTGGTCGTACCGTCGTTCTGCTTGTAAGATATGTCCTCGCCTTTTACGACTGATATGCCCACATCCAGATTTGTGTCTCTTGTAAGCCTCACTCCGAAGCCCCCTGAGTAGAGAGTCAGGTCGGGCAGCGCGAACATAAGGTCTGCATAGGCCGGATTTACCGAAGAAGGCCGCTTTTCATAACCCAATCGCAGGGTCAGCCAGTCAGTGGGCATCACTTCCAGGCCAAAATGATAGTGAACCGTATCCTTCATGTAACGGGGCAGCACCAACCGCTGGTTTCCGCCCGTATAACCTATGAGATAGGCAAGCTGCATGAGCTGGATATTCTGGTCAAATTGGAAGATGTTCGCTTCCATGGATGACCACTGAATCCAGTTGACGTCGGCCAGAAGCTTCAGCTGCTTGATGGGCTTAAGCATTATGCCGCCCTGCACCCGCCTTGGAAACTCGAATTCTATATTCGCCCTGCCCCTCTGATAATCGAGGGCGCCGGTTGTGGGAAGGCCGAGGGCTTCGGAGATGATGGCCATCAGGTCGTTGGCCACAAGCCAGTCCATCAGGTTCTGGAAACGCTGGCCATAGCTCAGTGTGTAGGTTCCAGAAAACTTGGCCCGGCTTTCACTCTGGTAGCAAATACCTGCGGCGAACCAATCCTTGGGCTCCCAAAGAAGGCCGACATTGTAGGATGTGGTGAGATTGTCCTGAAGATTGTCTGCGGTCATGCGCCCCTGGCTTTCGAACGGATCGAGACCTCCGCCGAACAGGGGAAACGGAATAAGGCCAAGGGTGAGAATGTCCGGCAGGCCCTTGGTCAACTCGCCGAGAACGCCGGTCAGGGCCACCAGATCATTGGGAGCCCTCATTTCCATGCGCACGCCCATTGCGCCGGACCCGATGCCTATGGACAAACCCGCCGAAAGCGTATCGGTGATTTTGTAGGCAATGCCGGGCGAAATAACCAGCCGTTGCTGGTACAGGTACTGCGCGTCGTAGATGACGCCGGAAGGAGGCCATTCAAGACCCACGGCAAAGGGAGCGTAAAGAGCCGCGCCCACCGCCCAGCGTTCACCGGACGGATGCCAGCCATAGCCGACGTTGGGCGCAACGAGAAATCCCAAAGAGGCGGGACCTGAAAAAGGTATGTTGATGCCTGCGCCAATGGTTTCAGCGCTGGTTCCGGCAACGGGATCATAATCGTAACCGAAAAAGTCATCCCATCCCGGAGGGGCTTCAAAACGGGCCTTTATCCCGAAATTGGCGTATGTCGTACCCAGGTCGAGCTGTTTTCCCCTTATGCGCGTGAGCCCGGCCGGATTGTAATGAACCGACATCGATCCCGGAGGGTCTGCAGACAAGGCGTTGCCCAGGGAAATTCCCTTGGGGCAGATGGCCATTTGCTCGTGCATGGCCGCCTGGATGGATGCAACCGGCAAGCATAAGGCGGCCAACACCACGACCACCGACTTCAACGGTTTTTTGAAGGCAGATAACACGCGTTCAATCCCAGGCCCGCAAAGGTCATTAAAATGAAGCTGCAAAAAACCGGACGGTTATCCATGTCGCCCGAAAAAAGCAGGCGCCATTTCAAGATATGTTGCGCCTATGCCTCCGAACCGGAACTTTTGCATGATTAGCCATGAAAGCCTGCTTCAATTCGGTCCTCTCCTCCGAACGCCAGCTACAGCGTGAAATCAAAGGGGATGGAAACCATCAGGGAATAGTCTTCCAGGCCCACGAGGCCATAGCCCAGGCTTATGTTCAGACTGGATTTGGGGGTGATGCGCCATCCGCTGCCGATTATGAACGAAGCTGATGATGATTCGTCCGACTCGTAAAGAAACCCGTTTACAACGAATTCGGTTGCAGCCGCATGGGAGGCGCTGAAACGGAAGGTGACGGAAGTGTTATACGACAGGGCGAATCCGATGCCCATTGCGTAACTGAATCCATAACCGGGCTTGACCTCCTGGAGCACGGTCCCGTAACGCAGCTGGTTCAATCCGTCAACATCCAGGGAATATGTCAATCCGAAACCGCCGAAGGCTATGACGGGATCGATGACTTTGCTGATGTTCAAGCCCACGTTGAAGGTGTGAAGGCCGGAGCCGGTGGAAAGCTCCTTGGCGATGTCAACCTTATAGGGGCTTCTGCCGGAAGGAGCGGTATATCCTAAAGACACCAGCACTGCCGGCTGATATTCCGCCTCCCTGGCCAGCTGCCAGGAAGCGCCGAATGAAGCATCGCCGAGATCGGATTCCTGCATCGAGGTGCCGGATTTCTGATACTTGAACACGAAAGGAATGGACGCATTTATTGACAGCCTGGGCAACAATCCGTAGCTCAGGCCAAGACTGTTGACGAAGTTGAAATAAGTCTCCCTTTCAATGTCCAGCTCGGATGAAACCCTGTCGTATGAAGAATGCGTATAGCTCAGGCTGTAGCGCATTTCTATTGTGCGCTGCTTCAAAAGCACGTACTTGGCCGCTTCATCCTCTGAAGCCTTCAGGACATCCTCGGTTCTGTCCTTTTGCTCCTGGTCCTTGTCCGTAGGCATGAGCGCAGTTCTAGCCTCGGCTTCTTTTTTATAGAATTCGAGCTCTTCCTCCATTGCCTGGACGCGCTTTTGAAGAGCTCTTACGGGGTCTTCCCTCTGTACAGCCGGGCTTTCCCCTTCCTCGCATTGGGCCGTGTTTCCCCAAAAAAGGAAGAAACACAGGCAAAGAGCCGGAAATATGAGTTTGCGTGACAACCAGAGGCTCCTTTCGCTATGACGGACCAGGACGGGATCTCCTGTCAGAAACACTGCGCTTGTTCAAATACCTTCATGAAATTGACAGGACAGTAAAATACCGTTTTGCTTCAAATGACAAGACAAAATATCGTGATTGCCCGACGATGAGCCTGCTCGCCTTCAGCCTTTATTACCAGGAACGCAATTTATTTCCATTCTCCGCTTTACAGAAGATAATGGAGGTGGAAGGCCGGGATACTTCTTCCCGCATCGGGCTTTCCTTGAAAAAGGAAAAGAACCATGCTCCGCTTAATAACACCCCAGCAGGCAATACCGTTATCTTTGAACGGTCAGCGTTGAAATAGGGTGGCTGCGCTTTCGATCACTTGCTGCTGGTGATCTTTACGGTCCCTTTTCCGGTCACAATTGCAGTGTCGGACTGCACCGTAAAAAAATGGCTTTTCTGGACTGCGCTGCTGGAACCTGTCAGGCTTGCACCGATGGACACGCCGCCCTTTTGTCCGCGAAAGGCGATTCCGGTAATGAAATCCGCCTCGAAGGAGGCTGCCAGAAGGGAAGGATTGGGCGTTGTGGTTATCCTGATGTCACGGGCCATTTCATTATCTATAAAACGGATATCCGACTTGGACAATTCAAGACCGTGAAAACGCCTGCGGTTTTGCTGTGTGCCGGTGTTACCTGCGCCGTTGCCGAATCCGTTTCCGTTCCCGAATCCGTTTCCGTTGCCGAAACCGTTGCCGTTACCGAATCCGTTTCCGTTGCCGAACCCGTTGCCGTTACCGAATCCGTTGCCGTTGCCGTATCCGCCGCTTGCACCGTAACCGTAACCGTTACCGGTTCCATAAGCGCCTGCGATCAGGTTTCCGTCACCGTTCCCGTGTCCGTTGCCCTGGCCGTAACCATTGCCCCATGCAACGGCCACGTTGCCGTCTCCGTTGCCCTGGCCATATCCGTTGCCCTGGCCGTAGCCGTTGCCCTGGGCA carries:
- a CDS encoding protein kinase, whose product is MEPVRFGKYLLLDQIATGGMAQLYRAKMTGDEGFQKLIAIKKILPHLAVEKELVDSFIDEAKLAAFLQHENIIRIYDFGTMENDYFIAMEYLFGKNLRMVMDRAAIRKIEISPDHALFIIGRVCDGLDYSHSLTDLSGIPLKIIHRDISPPNIFISYDGTVKIVDFGVAKASSKNTTTQTGIIKGKLAYMSPEQAQGKEIDHRSDIFSVGILFYEMITGSRMFTGETMQVLAKVREADYVPAQIVKPDIDPMILDILQKALEPDPDHRYQSCGQMLADVEEAAFALNFRGSTRTLAHYMQELYSEQIEEEEKTKRFVLKNESCESPGCNAEEPREATTVKVAEKQDKDGTLFSDEEVVRDLRKKQGRARAKWSIIAVILMSIVGAAVYFLLDTGEDHWQPALLALEQQNYTEAVSLFDEAARLDPAKHPAHVPAHARALVEEARRHYNMKETGSAEAMLKRAVTLNPADIDARFLLGRIHLAKKDYKKAIDEFGTVTRINPGFVQAFFNLGYIYAVTGDYPKAESFYEKAARLTPPFLDEVLTNLAAVQDKMGKRQESLKNLEKAVSLNPQNSEAKEYLKWLKSQNPQA
- a CDS encoding LysM peptidoglycan-binding domain-containing protein, whose protein sequence is MVEIAKSPSLMRRALVILAAAVCAVVFISGVLGCGARQPGGAPGRGKATKVAAPPSAGPQKPAPYIHTVKYPGETLSIIAQWYTGQMSNWEEIAKANPGMNPNQIEIDEKLVIPRELLKTEKPMPLSFVQEFLPKPKPPQKKKADPPAAPPTKKESAPPKADSRTAPESKAPAAKPAPAKSSPAAQPPVIFGPKDF
- a CDS encoding outer membrane protein transport protein, producing MHEQMAICPKGISLGNALSADPPGSMSVHYNPAGLTRIRGKQLDLGTTYANFGIKARFEAPPGWDDFFGYDYDPVAGTSAETIGAGINIPFSGPASLGFLVAPNVGYGWHPSGERWAVGAALYAPFAVGLEWPPSGVIYDAQYLYQQRLVISPGIAYKITDTLSAGLSIGIGSGAMGVRMEMRAPNDLVALTGVLGELTKGLPDILTLGLIPFPLFGGGLDPFESQGRMTADNLQDNLTTSYNVGLLWEPKDWFAAGICYQSESRAKFSGTYTLSYGQRFQNLMDWLVANDLMAIISEALGLPTTGALDYQRGRANIEFEFPRRVQGGIMLKPIKQLKLLADVNWIQWSSMEANIFQFDQNIQLMQLAYLIGYTGGNQRLVLPRYMKDTVHYHFGLEVMPTDWLTLRLGYEKRPSSVNPAYADLMFALPDLTLYSGGFGVRLTRDTNLDVGISVVKGEDISYKQNDGTTSQLLNTRELTSLIYNPYAGLDVYQETEALIITAGISYQF
- a CDS encoding transporter is translated as MSRKLIFPALCLCFFLFWGNTAQCEEGESPAVQREDPVRALQKRVQAMEEELEFYKKEAEARTALMPTDKDQEQKDRTEDVLKASEDEAAKYVLLKQRTIEMRYSLSYTHSSYDRVSSELDIERETYFNFVNSLGLSYGLLPRLSINASIPFVFKYQKSGTSMQESDLGDASFGASWQLAREAEYQPAVLVSLGYTAPSGRSPYKVDIAKELSTGSGLHTFNVGLNISKVIDPVIAFGGFGLTYSLDVDGLNQLRYGTVLQEVKPGYGFSYAMGIGFALSYNTSVTFRFSASHAAATEFVVNGFLYESDESSSASFIIGSGWRITPKSSLNISLGYGLVGLEDYSLMVSIPFDFTL